The following are encoded in a window of bacterium SCSIO 12643 genomic DNA:
- a CDS encoding TonB family protein gives MKWLLFIISYGIALLSYSQTVTQIKLKVNDQLQILTDVTANKDSIPNGRYLVIYKNRTIIKGNTKDGLMSGKWTLYYPNGQQKMKANYQNGQPHGEWVIWGPQGDVQAKFQYSNGKRVGHWQGYYFNHSKAIDIVYNPKGFPIQCIQYYDNEIIALNHEYEYEGKHIKSNLSYYFENFNIFHYAQHVDDKLDGSYILYHDNGVIWEHYKYTEGQLISVVASHSEGGMPRKNDEFRNGNGILKRYYHNGNLYSKTTYENGLKNDSLNIYDLGGKISGIGAFKDGTAIGLWKVYSPYHKLYLTVDFDRIPNQTYLVRKTSTAPKEREEGPKKDGLRHGIWRAYDSYGELVGELNYQYGFLHGIQKHIQSNKIMQKFHYSYGNRDGKFTYYDTFGNINSEEDFKSETTIDSNWYKPPEKDWITIENAETHAHQTYYWFYPEIPGMEIIESKLSYQDKKELVFPVKRNIGYKYWPELKPAEFEGGSYSEKEYIRAHLQVPKATKDLNINGSVLLRYKVDEIGIISDIEILKSLGYGLDEAAINMIKAFPPLNAATFNGIPIPTYVVREIDFRI, from the coding sequence ATGAAATGGCTTTTATTCATTATCAGTTATGGCATCGCCCTTTTGAGCTATAGTCAAACCGTCACTCAGATTAAGCTCAAAGTCAACGATCAACTACAAATTTTAACGGATGTTACCGCCAACAAAGACAGTATTCCCAACGGACGTTATTTGGTGATTTATAAAAACCGAACCATCATTAAGGGAAATACCAAAGATGGTTTAATGTCAGGTAAATGGACTTTGTATTATCCTAATGGGCAACAAAAAATGAAGGCCAATTATCAGAATGGTCAGCCCCATGGTGAATGGGTTATTTGGGGTCCTCAAGGGGATGTTCAGGCTAAATTTCAGTATAGCAACGGAAAACGTGTTGGACACTGGCAAGGATACTATTTCAACCATTCTAAAGCCATTGATATCGTCTATAATCCTAAGGGGTTTCCAATTCAATGCATCCAGTATTATGACAATGAAATTATTGCGTTAAATCACGAATATGAATATGAGGGAAAACACATCAAAAGTAACCTCTCGTATTATTTTGAAAACTTCAATATTTTCCATTATGCGCAACATGTAGACGATAAACTAGATGGTTCTTACATTCTTTATCACGATAACGGGGTCATTTGGGAACATTACAAATATACCGAAGGTCAACTCATATCTGTAGTCGCTTCACATTCTGAAGGAGGCATGCCTCGAAAAAATGATGAATTTAGAAATGGAAATGGGATTTTAAAACGTTATTATCATAATGGTAATTTATACTCTAAAACCACTTATGAAAACGGTCTGAAAAATGACTCTTTAAACATTTATGACCTTGGTGGTAAAATCAGTGGTATTGGCGCATTTAAAGATGGTACCGCCATTGGGTTATGGAAGGTATATTCTCCATACCATAAATTATATCTCACTGTAGATTTCGATCGAATTCCAAACCAAACGTATCTGGTACGTAAAACCTCAACTGCACCAAAGGAACGTGAGGAAGGCCCTAAGAAAGACGGCTTACGTCATGGCATTTGGCGCGCATATGATTCCTATGGAGAGCTCGTTGGTGAATTAAACTACCAATATGGTTTTCTACATGGCATTCAGAAACATATTCAAAGTAATAAAATTATGCAGAAATTCCATTACTCATATGGTAATCGCGATGGCAAATTCACCTACTACGATACATTCGGAAACATCAACTCTGAAGAAGATTTCAAATCAGAAACTACAATTGATTCTAACTGGTATAAACCTCCTGAGAAAGACTGGATCACTATAGAAAATGCTGAAACACATGCACACCAAACTTACTACTGGTTTTACCCTGAAATTCCGGGAATGGAGATCATTGAATCTAAATTGTCTTACCAGGATAAAAAGGAACTCGTATTTCCAGTCAAACGCAATATTGGATACAAATACTGGCCAGAACTCAAACCTGCAGAATTTGAAGGAGGAAGTTATTCGGAGAAGGAATATATCCGTGCGCATCTCCAGGTACCTAAAGCAACCAAAGACCTTAACATTAATGGCTCAGTATTGTTACGCTATAAAGTGGACGAGATCGGAATCATTAGTGACATTGAAATACTGAAGTCATTAGGGTATGGACTGGATGAGGCTGCCATTAATATGATTAAAGCTTTTCCTCCGTTGAATGCAGCAACCTTTAATGGTATTCCAATCCCTACTTATGTGGTGAGAGAAATTGATTTTAGAATTTAA
- a CDS encoding cation:proton antiporter, which yields MNGISPYHLLIGISLIVILSYLFNLISKKTSIPSVLLLILLGVILNQVDQLFHIIERDLMPLLEILGIVGLIMIVLEAALDLKLEREKWPILWRSFVVALLGLVATSFAIGGVLNLFLHGGFEKSLLYAIPMSILSSAIVLPSVHGLNEDKKEFMIYESTFSDILGITFFYLMIQQFDPEPHASFWISLGSSVGFTIAISVIASYVLIIIFQKLKSEVKLFLLISVLILLYAIGKLQHLSSLLIILVFGLIINNPKVFFRGPLKGYLNPSAIRRILIDFRLITIESAFVVRTFFFVIFGSTIVLSQLVSFTVFFQSAAILILTFGLRWLFLRITVGRDILPQVFIAPRGLITVLLFFAIPKEFAIPGFENGILLYVILATSLLMTWSLIKDKKGPEEPDGDLFDPNPKNTKPSLSNITANELGIKDQTPPKS from the coding sequence ATGAATGGAATTTCACCATACCATTTATTGATAGGAATTTCACTAATTGTAATCCTATCTTACCTATTTAACCTCATTTCGAAAAAAACGAGTATTCCTTCGGTTTTACTGTTAATTTTATTAGGCGTTATTCTCAATCAGGTCGATCAGTTATTTCATATCATTGAACGAGACCTCATGCCTCTACTGGAAATCCTGGGAATTGTAGGGCTTATAATGATTGTATTAGAAGCCGCTCTGGATCTTAAACTAGAACGGGAAAAATGGCCCATATTATGGCGTTCCTTTGTAGTCGCCCTATTGGGATTGGTAGCTACTTCCTTTGCAATTGGAGGCGTATTAAACTTATTTCTTCATGGTGGATTTGAAAAGTCACTGCTCTACGCTATTCCAATGTCTATCCTGAGTAGTGCGATTGTATTACCCTCTGTTCATGGATTAAATGAGGATAAAAAAGAGTTTATGATTTATGAAAGTACGTTCTCTGATATTTTAGGGATTACGTTTTTCTACCTCATGATTCAACAGTTTGATCCGGAGCCACATGCTTCTTTTTGGATTTCTTTAGGGAGTAGTGTCGGCTTCACTATCGCTATCTCTGTCATCGCAAGTTATGTTTTGATTATCATTTTTCAGAAACTCAAATCTGAAGTCAAGCTCTTTTTGCTTATTAGTGTACTTATTCTTTTGTATGCAATAGGGAAATTGCAGCACCTTTCATCGCTTCTGATTATTCTGGTTTTTGGTTTAATTATCAATAATCCCAAAGTCTTTTTTAGGGGTCCTTTAAAAGGGTATTTAAACCCCAGTGCGATAAGAAGAATATTGATTGATTTCAGGTTAATTACTATAGAAAGTGCATTTGTGGTTCGCACCTTCTTCTTTGTCATTTTTGGATCTACAATTGTATTGAGTCAATTGGTTAGTTTCACTGTATTCTTTCAAAGCGCTGCAATCCTCATTCTGACTTTTGGATTGCGCTGGTTATTTCTTAGAATTACTGTTGGGCGAGATATCTTACCACAAGTATTTATTGCTCCAAGAGGATTAATCACTGTTTTATTATTCTTTGCGATTCCCAAAGAATTCGCTATTCCGGGTTTCGAGAATGGAATTCTATTATACGTCATATTGGCAACTAGCTTATTAATGACCTGGTCTTTAATTAAAGATAAAAAAGGTCCTGAAGAACCTGACGGAGATTTATTTGACCCCAATCCGAAAAACACTAAACCTTCCTTAAGCAATATCACCGCAAATGAATTGGGTATTAAGGATCAAACCCCACCTAAATCATGA
- a CDS encoding T9SS type A sorting domain-containing protein — protein MKYRLLFFSLISVFYLNAQTVNYQFTKDQHQKEIIGYFTNWDAWKGTNHGVPAGFFNQLNIDYSQYTILNWSFFGVANDGSLHSGDFRNQNIHLSGQVQQPAAMFNTDIYSSWDLWLRDGELEVIQYLPDDLDTKPNHAQYWAYQDHGYKGNGSGWIHTDGTTGSYPLPLPKPNGKKGLIALAHDNNVKVMASIGGWSMSKHFPEMAADSVKRSKFIQDCVTLVNDYDFDGIDIDWEFPGPFAGMNFTGSNADYANFTTLMAELRAAIGPNKLISAAFNADPVKLAGFNWTSLNTTMDYYNMMSYDMHGGWSNKAGHNSPLYPYTNQETAGLSWHTTFQYLVSQGVSPSKINMGVGFYGRGVITNGPASLNAPTVKVQKNVNPDGPVMTAADYTNWGAFDGTPNYDYILDNMSGWTYHWDNEAKVPYLTKGNFFLSYDDVNSITEKAKYVDSNNIAGVIVWQTFGDLNPGTVTATYANKLPHAPSTTAPLVNTINKVFSGNYVPSNNPPAISFLAPNQDTTISQDTFTTVPVSIKIEDLDGSVANASFELNGQPVNFTQNGNTYSYNLLPNAYGDYVILVNATDNDTASATDSLTVNISNDTATNRISHIMTSALWDQFFPHRFGVGSNNAGTGDFYSYANFVEAINRMANIKIVFERRCGTNIYKITRIDKSTSNSIVIREDAGFATSNASIITQEVDYGSFGNDGTLENQQREIMAFLANISQETTGGWPTAPGGQYSYGLYFNEEQGYSNGGSLGYIDAGSTLYPPTPGKSYHGRGPIQLSWNTNYGQVSAFLYGDKQVLLDNPENVLLDGAVAFQTAIWFWMTPQYPKPSAHDIMVENWQPTAAQVSAGIVPGFGATVNIINPAIECNSGTESPKVLGRIAHFDRYTDILGIGMALDGSDNPTELGCANMSPFQIDVNECNNVTGIAFSTPNDGDTIAIHIGDTIPLSLNVSDPNNVLTNIQMTVSGNTFNGSTGNWVPAAFGNYTLTATAQNSGNSISDVINVTLIDASNATGCEGVNAWSASDIYAAAGQEVVYNNKLYENKWWTQNEAPGSNQVWEYIRTCGTDTTISNVAPTISAIIPADSSNINQASLASVAISFTVNDVDGTIQTVSATVNGNNITLTNTGNAYSGSFTPTVYGVQQLSITATDNDNASSTSQTVFNIVAPTSNQAPSITAVTPANGSSINQTSLSAINVSFDATDTDGTVQTVTATINGSAVTLSSNGSTYSGSYTPTVFGSHTLSISAMDNDSATTTAQSLFTINADTSTCSVSSWQAQVYATPGTQVSWNNRIYENQWYAAANEVPGSNNVWLFISYCNGGPDLSASCGYEVWDTNAVYATAGTKVFYNGKIYENKWWVTNEAPDALVAWMYVEDCNPTTSAHLEPNSGNADVHIEDWTTNETSSNEDKFNTERTFAQVSPAHIAPNPATTVIQIISEKEILKATILNGYGRPVLSTQRTQIDISGLNTGLNFVQIQYQDGTTEIIKFMKSNK, from the coding sequence ATGAAGTACAGACTACTATTTTTTAGCCTCATTTCGGTTTTTTACCTGAATGCGCAGACGGTAAACTATCAGTTTACCAAAGATCAACACCAAAAAGAGATAATCGGATACTTTACAAACTGGGATGCCTGGAAAGGTACCAATCATGGCGTTCCCGCTGGTTTTTTTAACCAACTAAATATCGATTATTCTCAGTATACTATTCTTAACTGGTCCTTTTTTGGCGTAGCCAATGACGGGTCTTTGCACAGTGGCGATTTTAGAAACCAAAACATACACTTATCTGGTCAGGTTCAACAACCGGCTGCGATGTTTAACACAGACATCTACTCAAGCTGGGATTTATGGCTTCGTGATGGAGAGTTAGAAGTTATCCAGTATTTACCAGATGATCTGGACACAAAACCCAATCATGCACAATATTGGGCTTACCAGGATCATGGTTATAAAGGAAATGGCTCAGGATGGATTCATACGGATGGTACCACAGGATCTTACCCACTTCCATTACCAAAACCAAACGGTAAAAAAGGTTTAATCGCTTTGGCTCATGACAATAACGTTAAAGTAATGGCTTCTATCGGTGGCTGGAGTATGAGTAAACATTTTCCTGAAATGGCAGCTGATTCTGTAAAGAGAAGTAAATTCATTCAAGATTGTGTAACACTTGTAAACGACTATGATTTTGATGGTATTGACATCGACTGGGAATTTCCAGGTCCATTTGCAGGTATGAACTTTACAGGTTCAAATGCAGATTACGCAAATTTCACTACATTAATGGCTGAGCTACGTGCTGCCATCGGTCCAAACAAATTAATTTCAGCTGCGTTTAACGCAGATCCTGTAAAACTAGCTGGATTTAACTGGACAAGTTTGAATACCACAATGGATTATTACAACATGATGTCTTATGACATGCATGGTGGATGGTCTAATAAAGCAGGTCATAACTCACCTTTATATCCATACACCAACCAGGAAACCGCAGGTTTATCATGGCACACTACTTTCCAATATTTAGTAAGTCAAGGGGTGTCTCCTTCTAAAATTAACATGGGCGTTGGGTTCTATGGTCGTGGTGTCATTACCAACGGTCCTGCAAGTTTAAATGCACCTACAGTTAAAGTTCAAAAGAATGTAAATCCGGACGGACCGGTTATGACCGCTGCGGATTATACCAATTGGGGTGCATTTGATGGAACACCAAACTACGATTACATTTTAGATAATATGTCTGGTTGGACTTACCATTGGGATAATGAAGCTAAGGTTCCTTATCTAACAAAAGGCAACTTCTTTTTGAGCTACGATGATGTAAACTCAATTACTGAAAAAGCAAAGTATGTGGATAGCAATAACATCGCGGGAGTGATTGTATGGCAGACTTTCGGAGATTTAAATCCTGGTACAGTTACAGCAACATATGCCAACAAGTTACCACATGCTCCCTCCACTACTGCACCACTAGTAAATACAATAAACAAAGTATTCTCTGGGAATTATGTTCCTTCAAACAATCCTCCGGCTATTTCATTCTTAGCTCCGAATCAGGACACAACAATTTCTCAGGATACATTTACAACTGTTCCTGTTTCAATTAAAATTGAAGATTTAGATGGTTCTGTTGCCAATGCTTCATTCGAATTGAACGGTCAACCTGTAAACTTCACTCAAAATGGTAATACGTATTCTTACAATCTATTACCAAATGCATATGGTGACTATGTCATTCTTGTAAATGCAACAGATAATGATACGGCTTCTGCTACAGATTCATTAACTGTGAATATCTCTAATGACACAGCTACCAATAGAATTTCTCATATTATGACCTCAGCTTTATGGGATCAGTTCTTCCCACATCGTTTTGGTGTAGGTTCAAATAACGCAGGAACCGGAGACTTCTATAGCTACGCAAATTTTGTTGAAGCTATTAATAGAATGGCAAACATCAAGATTGTTTTTGAAAGAAGATGTGGAACAAACATTTACAAGATTACGAGAATTGACAAGTCAACTTCTAATTCAATTGTGATTAGAGAAGATGCTGGATTTGCGACAAGTAATGCGTCAATTATTACGCAAGAAGTGGATTACGGTTCTTTCGGTAACGATGGCACATTAGAGAATCAACAAAGAGAAATCATGGCATTTCTGGCAAACATCTCTCAGGAAACAACAGGCGGATGGCCAACAGCTCCTGGAGGACAATATTCTTACGGATTGTATTTCAACGAAGAGCAAGGATATAGTAATGGAGGTTCATTAGGATATATTGATGCCGGAAGTACGTTATATCCACCAACACCTGGTAAATCTTACCATGGTAGAGGCCCAATTCAATTAAGCTGGAATACCAATTATGGACAAGTGAGTGCTTTCCTTTATGGAGACAAGCAAGTATTATTAGATAATCCGGAAAACGTTTTACTGGATGGAGCTGTAGCTTTTCAAACCGCGATCTGGTTTTGGATGACTCCACAATATCCAAAACCATCTGCACATGATATCATGGTAGAAAACTGGCAACCAACTGCAGCGCAAGTATCAGCTGGAATTGTACCTGGATTTGGTGCAACAGTTAACATTATTAATCCTGCAATTGAATGTAATTCAGGTACAGAATCTCCAAAAGTATTGGGTAGAATCGCACACTTTGACAGATATACAGATATCTTAGGTATTGGAATGGCTTTAGATGGATCTGATAATCCAACTGAATTAGGATGTGCAAATATGTCTCCGTTCCAAATTGATGTAAACGAGTGTAACAATGTGACCGGTATTGCTTTCAGCACGCCAAATGATGGAGATACTATAGCCATCCATATTGGAGATACTATTCCTTTAAGCTTGAATGTTTCTGATCCAAATAATGTACTTACCAATATTCAAATGACTGTTTCAGGAAACACTTTTAATGGTTCAACCGGAAACTGGGTTCCAGCAGCATTTGGAAATTATACACTTACCGCTACGGCTCAGAATTCAGGAAATAGTATTTCAGATGTGATTAACGTCACGCTTATTGATGCGAGCAATGCAACTGGTTGTGAAGGTGTGAATGCATGGTCAGCTTCTGATATTTATGCAGCTGCAGGTCAGGAAGTGGTTTACAACAACAAGTTATATGAGAACAAATGGTGGACACAAAACGAAGCACCTGGATCAAATCAGGTTTGGGAATATATCCGAACTTGCGGGACTGATACTACCATCAGCAATGTAGCACCAACTATTAGTGCAATTATTCCCGCTGATAGCAGTAATATTAATCAAGCTTCATTGGCTTCTGTAGCAATATCATTTACAGTTAACGATGTGGATGGTACGATTCAAACTGTAAGTGCTACTGTTAATGGTAACAACATCACATTAACAAATACTGGAAATGCATATTCAGGTTCTTTTACACCTACTGTTTATGGTGTACAACAACTTTCAATTACTGCTACCGATAATGACAATGCTTCTAGCACATCACAAACAGTATTCAATATTGTAGCACCAACAAGTAATCAAGCGCCATCAATTACTGCTGTAACTCCTGCAAATGGAAGTTCTATTAATCAAACAAGTTTGAGTGCAATCAATGTTTCTTTTGATGCGACAGATACTGATGGAACTGTACAAACGGTTACGGCTACCATCAATGGATCAGCTGTAACATTAAGCTCAAATGGAAGTACTTATTCAGGAAGTTATACGCCAACTGTATTTGGTTCGCATACACTTTCTATCTCTGCAATGGATAATGACAGTGCCACTACAACCGCTCAATCTTTATTTACCATCAACGCAGACACATCAACATGTAGTGTAAGCTCGTGGCAAGCTCAGGTATATGCAACTCCAGGCACACAGGTTTCATGGAACAATCGTATCTATGAAAATCAGTGGTACGCAGCAGCAAATGAGGTTCCTGGGTCAAATAATGTTTGGTTATTTATCTCATACTGTAACGGAGGTCCTGACTTATCGGCAAGCTGTGGGTATGAAGTATGGGATACCAACGCAGTTTATGCTACAGCAGGAACAAAAGTTTTCTACAATGGAAAAATCTATGAGAACAAATGGTGGGTAACTAATGAAGCTCCTGATGCATTAGTCGCATGGATGTATGTTGAAGATTGTAATCCAACCACTTCAGCACACCTTGAGCCAAACTCAGGAAATGCTGATGTACACATAGAAGATTGGACTACGAATGAAACTTCTTCTAATGAAGATAAATTCAACACAGAAAGAACTTTTGCTCAGGTAAGTCCAGCACATATTGCTCCAAATCCAGCAACAACCGTGATCCAGATTATTTCTGAAAAAGAAATCCTGAAGGCAACTATTTTGAATGGCTATGGAAGGCCTGTATTGAGTACCCAAAGAACACAAATTGATATTTCTGGTTTAAATACCGGGCTCAACTTTGTTCAAATTCAATATCAGGATGGAACAACTGAAATCATCAAATTCATGAAGAGTAACAAGTAA
- a CDS encoding chloride channel protein has product MYLLSIVIGLLSGLVAVVIKSSVHFVEYILRNLDQTVEDYLYFIYPSVGILIVILILKFVLKGKIEPGIPNLLYAISKGNGNMGIKGTFSTVLTASITVGFGGSVGLEGPTAATTGALSSNIGQLLRLDYRKKKMLIGAAASGALAAIFNAPIAAIVFALEVIMLDLSVTSLIPLLLASASATLMSKLYFNNDFLFHFKEIEPYFFSDIIFYVILGILTGFISVQFTNTYFYIEKQFNKIKGDYTKPIVGGILVGIMIFTFPQLYGEGYPTINALVANDLDTALAPFTLFDLSDNMVLGLVLLFSLPILKSLAASLTLNAGGIGGIFAPTLFIGSSAGFIFGYVLNLMGIENVSRSNFTLVGMAGAMAGILQAPLTAIFLIAEITGGYTLFLPLMITAVISFLSVRYFTPYSIYTKQLGARGELITHHKDRAVLTLMRLQNEIEKNFLPVHAYDKLGDLVKIVARSSRNLFPVVDEKNTFLGVVNLNDVREIMFDREKYDKLYVHELMTPAPEFIYFTDTMESVMLKFDQSGAWNLPVVDEDSKYIGFVSKSKLFSAYRKLLRDFYEEGD; this is encoded by the coding sequence ATGTATTTGCTGAGTATTGTGATTGGACTATTATCAGGGCTGGTGGCTGTAGTCATCAAAAGTTCAGTACATTTTGTAGAATATATCTTAAGAAATCTGGATCAAACGGTAGAAGATTATCTCTATTTCATCTATCCGTCAGTAGGAATTCTAATCGTGATTTTGATCCTTAAGTTTGTTCTCAAAGGAAAGATCGAACCAGGAATACCGAATCTTTTATATGCGATTTCCAAGGGGAATGGAAACATGGGAATCAAAGGGACCTTTTCAACTGTATTAACCGCATCTATAACTGTTGGATTTGGTGGCTCTGTAGGACTGGAGGGGCCAACAGCTGCGACTACCGGAGCTTTAAGTTCAAATATTGGTCAGTTACTTCGACTGGATTATCGAAAGAAAAAGATGCTGATTGGTGCTGCGGCATCCGGGGCGCTTGCTGCAATATTTAATGCGCCAATTGCGGCTATTGTATTTGCTTTAGAGGTGATTATGTTAGATCTGTCTGTAACCTCATTGATCCCATTACTTTTGGCATCTGCCAGTGCGACTCTGATGTCGAAGTTGTATTTTAATAATGATTTTTTATTTCATTTTAAGGAAATAGAACCATACTTCTTTAGCGATATTATTTTTTATGTGATTTTAGGAATTTTAACCGGATTTATATCTGTTCAGTTTACCAATACCTATTTCTACATAGAAAAGCAGTTTAATAAGATCAAAGGTGATTATACAAAACCAATTGTGGGTGGAATTCTGGTAGGGATTATGATTTTTACGTTTCCGCAATTATATGGAGAGGGATATCCTACCATTAATGCTTTAGTCGCAAATGATTTGGATACGGCCTTAGCTCCATTTACACTTTTTGATTTATCTGATAATATGGTCCTGGGATTGGTACTTTTGTTTTCGTTGCCAATTCTAAAATCGTTAGCTGCATCATTGACTTTAAATGCAGGGGGAATTGGAGGAATCTTTGCCCCAACCCTTTTTATTGGGAGTTCTGCTGGATTCATTTTTGGCTACGTACTTAATCTTATGGGTATTGAGAATGTTTCCAGAAGTAATTTCACTTTGGTTGGAATGGCAGGTGCAATGGCAGGTATTCTACAAGCACCTTTAACTGCCATATTCTTGATTGCAGAGATTACAGGTGGTTATACTTTGTTTTTGCCATTGATGATTACTGCAGTGATCTCATTCTTATCGGTTCGATATTTTACACCCTATAGTATTTATACCAAGCAGTTAGGAGCGAGAGGCGAGTTGATTACGCATCATAAAGACCGTGCAGTTTTGACTTTAATGCGTTTACAAAATGAGATTGAAAAGAATTTCTTACCGGTCCATGCATATGATAAACTAGGAGATTTGGTAAAGATTGTGGCACGTTCTTCACGGAATTTATTTCCAGTGGTGGATGAAAAGAACACTTTCCTCGGGGTGGTTAATTTGAATGATGTGCGTGAGATTATGTTTGATCGTGAAAAGTATGACAAGCTTTATGTTCATGAGTTAATGACCCCGGCACCGGAGTTTATTTATTTTACGGATACCATGGAAAGTGTCATGTTGAAATTCGATCAAAGTGGAGCATGGAACTTACCGGTGGTAGATGAAGATAGTAAGTATATCGGCTTTGTATCCAAGTCTAAATTATTCTCTGCGTATCGTAAATTGCTTCGTGATTTCTACGAAGAGGGAGATTAA
- a CDS encoding aminotransferase class I/II-fold pyridoxal phosphate-dependent enzyme, which produces MNYPEPIFSKLPNIGTTIFSVMSQLAAEEKAINLSQGFPDFEVSRDLMTLVYDQMKAGFNQYAPMQGDIGLREQIVSKTYKLYGQVYDPETEVTITAGGTQAIYTAITALLHEDDEVVVFTPAYDCYVPAIELTGANPVFIELHAPDYSIDWDEVKKMINHRTKMIIMNSPHNPSGTIWSSSDMEELERIVSGTGIIVLSDEVYQHIVFDGKEHQSVARYPGLAERSFLIGSFGKTFHITGWKVGYAMAPKELMKEFNKVHQFVTFAVNHPVQKALAEYLKTERHYLGIAEMYQNKRDLFIDALSGSRFKIKPSEGTYFQLLDYSDINDDIDTAYARELTRKYKVASIPISVFYKNESPDRMLRFCFAKQDETLMKAAEILNAI; this is translated from the coding sequence ATGAATTATCCAGAGCCTATTTTTTCTAAACTACCCAATATTGGTACGACCATTTTTTCTGTTATGTCTCAACTGGCAGCAGAAGAAAAGGCGATAAATCTATCGCAGGGATTTCCAGATTTTGAAGTTTCCAGAGATTTGATGACTTTGGTATATGATCAAATGAAAGCTGGATTTAATCAATATGCACCGATGCAAGGTGACATAGGATTGCGAGAACAAATTGTTTCCAAGACCTATAAACTTTACGGACAGGTATACGATCCGGAGACAGAAGTGACCATTACCGCTGGGGGTACACAAGCTATATATACTGCGATAACTGCGTTGTTACACGAGGATGATGAAGTAGTGGTTTTTACCCCGGCCTATGATTGTTATGTGCCAGCTATTGAACTGACGGGTGCGAATCCTGTATTTATTGAATTGCATGCACCTGATTATAGTATTGATTGGGATGAGGTGAAGAAAATGATCAATCACAGAACGAAGATGATTATTATGAATTCTCCGCATAATCCTAGTGGAACAATTTGGAGTTCATCCGATATGGAAGAATTGGAAAGAATTGTGAGTGGAACCGGGATTATTGTTTTGAGTGATGAAGTATATCAGCATATCGTATTTGATGGAAAGGAGCATCAAAGTGTCGCACGTTATCCCGGATTGGCTGAACGTAGCTTTTTGATTGGTTCCTTTGGAAAGACTTTTCATATTACAGGATGGAAAGTGGGGTATGCGATGGCTCCAAAAGAATTGATGAAAGAATTTAACAAAGTACATCAGTTTGTAACTTTTGCAGTTAATCATCCGGTTCAAAAAGCCTTGGCAGAATACCTCAAAACAGAGCGTCATTATTTAGGAATTGCAGAAATGTATCAAAACAAAAGAGATTTGTTTATTGATGCGTTGAGTGGGTCCAGATTTAAAATTAAGCCATCGGAAGGAACCTATTTTCAATTATTGGATTACAGTGATATTAATGATGATATTGACACGGCATATGCGCGTGAACTGACTCGAAAATATAAAGTGGCTTCAATTCCTATTTCTGTGTTCTATAAAAATGAGAGCCCGGACAGAATGTTGCGATTTTGTTTTGCCAAACAAGATGAAACATTGATGAAAGCAGCTGAAATATTAAATGCGATATAA